A single region of the Pseudosulfitobacter sp. DSM 107133 genome encodes:
- a CDS encoding DUF736 family protein, producing the protein MFAGTLTRNVETAAAQYTGMIHSTRFDIAIQLEARAKMSERSPDFDVTAVNKSGRKVRIGTAWNETGNTSGNPYVSMQIDVGLGPFRVNAVQTKEARATQSGDFEIIPLVSNGLMKSGSISGELTAMDADNAFTGYIANMMFDLEFMLIENSYKSEETHPDYRVEVSSPRGTPIRVGSAWMAKSSRTGNDYLSLLINTPDGDLRVNAVQNEKQRGGQTFSIIPFIDSGEQPQDAGAGLSLVA; encoded by the coding sequence ATGTTCGCAGGAACCCTCACCCGCAATGTCGAGACCGCAGCCGCTCAGTACACCGGCATGATCCACTCGACGCGCTTTGACATCGCCATCCAGTTGGAGGCGCGGGCCAAGATGTCCGAACGCAGCCCGGATTTTGACGTGACGGCAGTCAACAAATCCGGTCGCAAGGTGCGCATCGGCACGGCCTGGAACGAGACCGGCAATACCAGCGGCAACCCCTACGTCTCGATGCAGATCGATGTCGGCTTGGGCCCGTTCCGGGTCAACGCGGTGCAGACGAAAGAGGCGCGCGCGACCCAAAGCGGCGACTTCGAGATCATCCCGCTGGTCTCGAACGGCCTGATGAAGTCCGGCTCGATCTCGGGCGAGTTGACCGCCATGGACGCTGACAACGCCTTCACCGGCTACATCGCCAACATGATGTTCGATCTGGAGTTCATGCTGATCGAGAACAGCTACAAATCCGAGGAGACCCACCCGGATTACCGCGTCGAGGTCAGCTCGCCCCGGGGCACACCGATCCGCGTCGGATCGGCGTGGATGGCCAAAAGCAGCCGCACGGGCAATGACTACCTGTCGCTGCTGATCAACACGCCCGATGGCGATCTGCGCGTCAACGCCGTGCAGAACGAAAAACAGCGCGGCGGGCAGACCTTCTCGATCATCCCGTTCATCGACAGCGGTGAGCAACCGCAGGACGCAGGCGCGGGGCTGTCGCTGGTTGCCTAA
- a CDS encoding response regulator: MTNHVYLVDDDEAVRNALSLLLETVGLNVCSFASPEKFLSQVADLTPGCLILDIRMPAISGLKLQEKLTEKGVSWPTVIISGHGDIEACRRAFRNGAIDFLSKPVDEQNLIDAIQKGHAELEANQQALEERAEAVALVRNLSTREQQVLEMIAKGLTTKQIADALTLSPRTVESHRAAIAAKAGTSSAAELTRYWLDAQAD; the protein is encoded by the coding sequence ATGACCAACCATGTTTACCTCGTTGATGATGATGAGGCTGTTCGCAACGCGCTGAGCCTTTTGTTGGAAACCGTCGGGCTGAATGTGTGCAGTTTTGCCTCGCCCGAGAAATTCCTGAGCCAAGTGGCAGACTTGACGCCGGGATGCCTGATCCTTGACATCAGGATGCCTGCTATTTCGGGGCTGAAACTGCAAGAAAAGCTAACCGAGAAAGGCGTGTCATGGCCCACCGTCATTATCAGCGGACACGGCGATATCGAGGCGTGCAGGCGCGCGTTTCGCAATGGGGCGATTGATTTTCTGAGCAAGCCCGTCGACGAACAAAACCTGATCGACGCAATCCAGAAGGGTCATGCAGAGCTGGAAGCTAACCAGCAGGCTTTGGAAGAACGCGCAGAAGCGGTGGCATTGGTGCGCAATCTGTCCACACGCGAACAACAGGTTCTTGAGATGATCGCAAAGGGTCTGACGACCAAGCAAATCGCTGACGCGCTGACCCTGTCACCCCGCACAGTTGAAAGTCACCGCGCGGCTATTGCGGCCAAAGCGGGCACGTCCTCGGCGGCGGAATTGACCCGTTATTGGTTGGATGCACAGGCAGACTAA
- a CDS encoding DUF2493 domain-containing protein has product MAYDTANTYETIELFGLTEKDAQLPIPEDHVLTDRIIRESFEALLGQLRNTGLEAEIEPLAHGLATILQRRKLALGKEVDRTADKIGALAKSHDGSEIAETAIEEAQARFVQLREIVGAIEVMSEAAAECYEIETGHAFIPAAGSRASVRAQETGAVFEARQLLEQHDRETAEKSKVAGVPLIVSGATDWTDVDVVFNTLDKVRERIKQNRNQEIFLCHKGGKHGAEMIAARWARARGVAQARFDPRWSAHGRAAPFKCNDEMLDDKFAATGVVLFGGNGVALNLGQKAEAKGLTVMRVADPAKKASQD; this is encoded by the coding sequence ATGGCTTACGACACCGCAAACACCTACGAGACCATCGAGCTTTTCGGACTGACCGAGAAGGACGCACAGCTGCCGATCCCGGAGGATCACGTCCTGACCGACCGCATCATCCGCGAGAGCTTCGAGGCTTTGCTCGGGCAATTGCGCAACACCGGCCTCGAAGCGGAGATCGAACCGCTCGCGCACGGGCTCGCGACGATCCTGCAGCGCCGCAAGTTGGCGCTTGGCAAGGAGGTCGACCGCACCGCCGACAAGATCGGCGCCCTGGCAAAATCCCACGATGGATCGGAGATCGCCGAGACCGCCATTGAGGAGGCGCAGGCGCGCTTTGTGCAACTGCGCGAGATCGTCGGCGCCATCGAGGTGATGAGCGAGGCGGCGGCGGAATGCTACGAGATCGAGACCGGTCACGCCTTCATCCCGGCAGCCGGGTCGCGCGCAAGCGTCCGCGCGCAAGAGACCGGGGCGGTCTTCGAGGCACGGCAGCTCCTCGAGCAGCACGACCGCGAAACCGCCGAGAAGTCGAAAGTCGCGGGGGTTCCCCTGATCGTCTCAGGCGCTACCGACTGGACCGATGTCGATGTGGTCTTCAACACGCTCGACAAGGTTCGCGAACGGATCAAGCAGAACCGCAATCAGGAGATCTTCCTCTGCCACAAGGGTGGCAAGCACGGGGCGGAGATGATTGCGGCCCGGTGGGCCCGGGCACGCGGGGTAGCGCAGGCGCGCTTCGATCCGCGCTGGTCAGCGCATGGCCGGGCGGCACCGTTCAAATGCAACGACGAAATGCTCGACGACAAGTTCGCGGCGACGGGGGTTGTCCTCTTCGGCGGCAACGGGGTCGCGCTGAACCTCGGGCAGAAGGCGGAAGCGAAAGGTCTGACGGTCATGCGGGTTGCGGACCCGGCGAAGAAGGCGTCGCAGGATTGA
- a CDS encoding tyrosine-type recombinase/integrase, whose product MSAWHDPDHTVVEDFLRTSRFGQRSSYTYRSILRSFEDVARRHSAVDRQMLEDWLGEMATRWKLSTLLNQVCIVDRFLDYLVQNELIPGNPVAELRRQHNIKQNKPIWRALASSNPDEALAGLYRPAPYGSVLGGVMRDHVALMRNRGYQYEAQAHWLLRFDRFLQSHPELADESLETMLSHWAAAKSTRNHAAECQKLGRILTKARHRLDPNIPPKRFNPRPEREVAREHRRPHIFSPVDIRHMLDVARRYPSPHAPLRPKTLYTMILLAYCAGLRRSEIARLDLGDVDLRSGTITIRETKFYKTRILPLSGSVMTELRIYLDARQRAGAPQDPQSGLFWQNHFKGHHTPETVTTMITNVMRRAGFKPPSGRTGPRVHDLRHSMVVNRILQWYRIGINPQDRLHFLSTYLGHRDINSTLVYITVTQDLLQEASERFRAVGAPCLNGEALS is encoded by the coding sequence ATGAGCGCCTGGCACGATCCCGATCACACCGTTGTCGAGGACTTTCTCCGCACGTCCCGGTTCGGACAGAGAAGCAGCTACACTTACCGGTCTATCCTTCGCAGCTTCGAGGATGTTGCGCGCCGGCACTCAGCAGTGGATCGCCAGATGCTCGAGGACTGGCTGGGTGAAATGGCAACGCGGTGGAAATTGTCGACGCTGTTGAACCAAGTCTGCATCGTTGACCGCTTCCTCGACTATCTGGTCCAGAACGAGTTGATCCCCGGCAATCCCGTCGCAGAGCTTCGCAGGCAGCACAACATCAAACAGAACAAGCCGATCTGGCGGGCTCTTGCCTCCTCCAATCCCGACGAGGCACTCGCCGGGCTGTACCGGCCTGCGCCCTACGGCAGCGTTCTGGGCGGCGTCATGCGTGACCATGTCGCGCTGATGCGAAACCGGGGCTACCAATACGAAGCGCAAGCTCACTGGCTGCTGCGGTTCGACCGATTCCTGCAATCGCATCCGGAACTGGCCGACGAGTCGCTCGAGACGATGCTGTCCCATTGGGCGGCGGCCAAGTCCACCCGCAATCACGCGGCGGAATGCCAGAAGCTGGGACGCATCCTGACAAAGGCGCGACACCGGCTCGATCCGAACATCCCGCCGAAACGCTTCAACCCGCGACCGGAACGAGAGGTGGCGCGGGAGCACCGGCGACCGCATATCTTCAGCCCGGTCGACATCCGGCACATGCTCGATGTGGCCCGACGCTATCCGTCGCCGCATGCCCCGCTGCGGCCGAAGACCCTCTACACCATGATCCTGCTGGCCTATTGCGCCGGGCTTCGACGTAGTGAGATTGCGCGGCTCGATCTGGGCGACGTCGACCTTCGATCCGGCACGATCACGATCCGGGAAACGAAGTTCTACAAGACCAGGATCCTGCCGCTGTCGGGCAGCGTCATGACCGAATTACGCATCTATCTCGATGCGCGGCAGCGCGCTGGCGCTCCGCAGGACCCGCAATCGGGGCTGTTCTGGCAGAACCACTTCAAGGGGCATCACACCCCGGAGACGGTCACCACGATGATCACCAACGTCATGCGCCGCGCCGGGTTCAAGCCGCCCTCCGGGCGGACGGGGCCGCGTGTGCATGACCTGCGGCATTCGATGGTCGTGAACCGGATCCTTCAATGGTACCGGATCGGCATCAACCCGCAGGACCGGCTGCACTTCCTCTCGACCTATCTGGGTCACCGGGACATCAACTCCACGCTGGTCTACATCACCGTCACGCAGGATCTGCTGCAGGAAGCCAGCGAGCGGTTCCGCGCCGTCGGCGCCCCCTGCCTCAACGGGGAGGCACTGTCGTGA
- a CDS encoding site-specific integrase, producing the protein MLKSHDELIEELSQSLTEQNYNPVVVANHRLYARRFLDYLAERDMPVALVTPSQVDQYFRHAVHCFHSRYGRPPSSRWHGVPRTAICKLLRLAQGTWPPVAEIAPDTALRHAICREYGAWMRDERGLADETIDARLREARRFLDWYFGRRGADDLSAMAVRDIDHYMDMRAIGLRRISLAGSAAWLRSLLRYLHQSGRVPTDLSAQVIGPMLYAYEDIPSTLDRSQIDIVLEATRKDRSPRGLRDHAILQMLAIYGLRQSEICSLRLDDIDWRAESLRIRHTKTNSCSYMPLLTPVGDAVLDYLRLGRPQVESREVFIRSLAPYTRMTNLYGMVKRRLAAAGVTPVGKRGPHVFRHARAVELLRASVPQKIIGDVLGHRSTESTNAYLKLATEDLRAVALDVPGSEVLS; encoded by the coding sequence ATGTTGAAGTCGCACGACGAGCTGATCGAAGAGCTCTCGCAATCGCTCACGGAGCAGAACTACAATCCCGTGGTTGTGGCCAACCATCGGCTCTATGCCCGCCGGTTCCTGGACTACCTGGCCGAGCGCGACATGCCGGTGGCGCTGGTAACGCCATCGCAGGTCGATCAGTATTTCCGCCACGCTGTCCATTGCTTTCATTCACGCTATGGCCGTCCGCCCAGTTCGCGTTGGCATGGGGTGCCTCGTACGGCGATCTGCAAGTTGCTCCGGCTGGCCCAAGGCACATGGCCACCGGTCGCCGAAATTGCGCCGGATACAGCGCTTCGGCATGCGATCTGCCGTGAATATGGCGCCTGGATGCGTGACGAGCGCGGGCTGGCAGATGAAACAATCGACGCACGGCTCCGGGAGGCGCGGCGCTTTCTGGACTGGTACTTCGGCCGCAGGGGCGCCGACGATCTCTCAGCAATGGCCGTGCGCGATATCGATCACTACATGGACATGCGCGCCATCGGGCTGCGACGGATATCGCTCGCGGGTTCTGCCGCATGGCTCCGTTCACTGCTGCGCTATCTCCATCAGTCAGGGCGAGTTCCGACCGATCTGAGTGCACAGGTCATCGGCCCCATGCTCTATGCCTACGAGGATATTCCCTCGACCCTGGACCGCAGCCAGATCGACATAGTTCTGGAGGCCACCAGAAAGGACAGGTCGCCGAGGGGGCTGCGCGACCATGCGATTCTGCAGATGCTCGCCATCTACGGGCTGCGTCAGAGCGAAATCTGCAGTCTCCGGCTCGACGACATCGACTGGCGCGCGGAATCCCTGCGCATCCGTCACACCAAGACCAACTCCTGTTCCTACATGCCACTACTGACGCCGGTCGGCGATGCGGTGCTCGACTATCTGCGCCTCGGGCGCCCGCAAGTCGAAAGCCGGGAAGTCTTCATCCGCTCCCTCGCGCCCTATACGCGGATGACGAACCTGTATGGCATGGTCAAAAGACGTCTGGCGGCAGCGGGCGTCACCCCGGTTGGGAAACGGGGGCCACATGTCTTCCGCCACGCGCGGGCGGTTGAACTACTACGGGCGTCGGTTCCGCAAAAGATCATCGGCGACGTGCTCGGGCACCGATCGACCGAGTCCACGAATGCCTATCTCAAACTTGCCACCGAAGATTTGCGGGCTGTGGCGCTCGACGTGCCCGGTTCGGAGGTGCTGTCATGA
- a CDS encoding heme-binding protein, translated as MIRSIALATALLTPAAAFAQDLPTAPYLPLDMATKATQAAVAACSAEGHNVSVAIVARSGETKVLLRADNAGPHTVGSSTGKAFTSASMGRDTAGLAGFIGGNPENGGLRDMDSRLVIQAGGLPIRIGGALVGGIGVGGAPSGAIDETCARAGLDAIGAE; from the coding sequence ATGATCCGTTCCATCGCACTTGCCACAGCTCTGCTGACACCCGCTGCAGCCTTCGCCCAAGACCTGCCCACAGCTCCTTACTTGCCGCTCGATATGGCAACCAAAGCAACACAGGCTGCCGTCGCTGCATGTTCTGCCGAAGGTCACAATGTCAGCGTCGCAATCGTTGCGCGCAGCGGCGAGACCAAAGTGCTATTGCGTGCCGACAACGCGGGCCCGCATACCGTTGGGTCCAGCACAGGCAAAGCGTTCACATCCGCCAGTATGGGCCGTGACACGGCAGGTCTTGCGGGGTTTATCGGTGGTAACCCTGAAAACGGTGGTCTGCGCGATATGGACAGCCGTCTGGTGATCCAGGCTGGCGGCCTGCCCATCCGGATCGGTGGCGCATTGGTCGGTGGCATCGGTGTCGGTGGCGCACCATCTGGCGCAATTGACGAGACATGTGCCCGCGCAGGTCTTGACGCAATCGGTGCTGAGTAA
- a CDS encoding HAMP domain-containing sensor histidine kinase, with the protein MQMAVSYPTNFWRNTLLWALAVMLALGGVAFFERQNLVRELTIKSETLHRLASQRADQHDAHLTSLSAIFVAGGMERQDLLLDVAATIRRFYPRITSVNVVPYVPSQTAIETQPGLSLQARERVIELARRSTGALQIGPMPDLPDHYLLVKRTPNSDAARHGLALVIDARALIATDDPFWDTPSASLRLSTPDGQTALVGEVSSGETGFSKPLGSASQPLVFETSLTIGLSDLLPVETVVFVIALVTALFLLSAFGLKQRARTKDAEDRAKLSAQETRLAHASRVNAMGEMASGMAHELAQPLTAILSQAQAGRHLARRGEVARLGTVLDDTVSQAQRAANLLDRLRRWSKPNRAPSEACSVHEAAQSVKNLLALEAKTKGAGITLSLYDHPLFIDADPVELEQVVFNLMRNALDASDEAQVTIRTYVDGPSVILDVSDTGPGVSDDLRPRVFEPFVTGKPDGTGLGLALCQRLIEEMGGDIKLLDDTDQTTFRLSLPRSIKTVRP; encoded by the coding sequence ATGCAAATGGCCGTCTCATATCCAACAAACTTCTGGCGGAACACTTTGCTATGGGCGCTTGCCGTCATGCTCGCTCTCGGCGGGGTGGCGTTTTTTGAACGACAGAACTTGGTGCGTGAACTGACGATCAAAAGTGAAACGCTGCATCGTCTGGCCTCACAGCGGGCTGATCAGCACGATGCGCATCTGACATCGTTGTCTGCAATTTTTGTGGCTGGTGGGATGGAGCGGCAGGACTTACTGTTAGACGTGGCCGCGACGATCAGGCGGTTTTACCCACGTATTACGTCGGTGAATGTTGTCCCATACGTTCCGTCCCAAACCGCCATAGAAACGCAGCCCGGTCTTTCGTTACAGGCGAGGGAACGCGTCATTGAATTGGCCCGCCGCTCGACCGGGGCTTTGCAAATTGGGCCAATGCCGGACCTGCCGGATCACTATCTGCTAGTGAAACGCACCCCTAATTCTGATGCGGCACGGCACGGTTTAGCGCTGGTGATTGACGCCCGCGCGCTGATTGCCACAGATGATCCGTTTTGGGACACGCCATCAGCTTCTTTGCGTCTGTCGACGCCTGATGGTCAAACGGCATTGGTCGGTGAGGTTTCATCGGGTGAGACTGGGTTTTCCAAACCGCTCGGCAGTGCGTCTCAGCCTTTGGTGTTTGAGACCTCTTTGACAATTGGGCTGTCTGACCTGTTGCCGGTCGAGACAGTGGTCTTTGTTATCGCACTGGTCACGGCCCTCTTTTTGCTGTCAGCCTTCGGTCTAAAGCAACGCGCGCGCACCAAAGATGCAGAAGACCGCGCCAAGCTGAGCGCGCAGGAAACGCGGCTAGCCCACGCCTCCCGCGTGAATGCAATGGGCGAAATGGCCAGCGGCATGGCGCATGAACTGGCGCAACCTCTGACCGCAATCCTGAGTCAAGCGCAGGCTGGCCGCCATTTGGCGCGGCGTGGTGAGGTCGCACGTCTTGGCACTGTGTTGGACGACACGGTATCCCAAGCACAGCGCGCGGCAAATCTCCTTGATCGCCTGCGAAGGTGGAGCAAACCGAACCGTGCCCCGTCTGAGGCCTGTTCCGTCCATGAAGCCGCGCAAAGCGTTAAAAATCTGTTGGCATTGGAGGCCAAGACGAAGGGGGCTGGCATTACCCTGTCGCTGTATGATCACCCACTTTTCATTGACGCCGATCCGGTCGAGTTGGAACAGGTTGTGTTTAATCTGATGCGCAACGCGCTTGATGCCTCGGACGAGGCACAGGTCACGATCCGCACGTATGTCGATGGCCCGTCGGTCATTTTGGATGTCAGCGATACCGGGCCGGGGGTGTCTGACGACCTTAGGCCTCGCGTCTTTGAGCCTTTCGTGACAGGCAAACCGGATGGAACGGGGCTTGGCCTTGCGCTGTGTCAAAGGCTGATTGAGGAAATGGGCGGTGATATCAAGCTGCTCGACGACACCGACCAGACCACGTTCCGTTTGTCCCTGCCGCGCTCAATCAAGACGGTGAGACCATGA
- a CDS encoding ankyrin repeat domain-containing protein, whose product MFRFLLLALVIGSFGSAHAQTAPSASDIASYTGLHLAAHEGDVDVINRLIGAGADVDIRDRSQRTPAHVAAFASHDDALTALANGGADMNALENRVYDVLTIAAVANDPEMVSLAMELGNAPDLITSVYDGTALIAAAHLGHHDVVARLVDGGAPLDHINNLAWTALIEAVVLGDGGPDHIKALQILVDAGADKSIGDRDGVTPLQHATSRGYAEMVEILQ is encoded by the coding sequence ATGTTTCGTTTCCTGCTGCTCGCTTTGGTAATTGGTTCTTTTGGGTCTGCCCATGCGCAGACAGCCCCGTCAGCATCAGACATTGCGTCCTACACAGGTCTGCATCTTGCCGCCCACGAAGGCGACGTGGATGTAATTAACCGACTGATCGGAGCAGGTGCCGATGTGGACATCCGAGATCGATCCCAGCGCACGCCTGCTCATGTCGCGGCGTTCGCATCACACGATGACGCGCTGACGGCACTTGCAAACGGAGGCGCGGATATGAATGCGCTGGAAAACCGCGTCTATGACGTGCTGACCATCGCCGCTGTCGCGAACGATCCTGAAATGGTGTCACTTGCAATGGAACTCGGGAACGCCCCTGACCTGATCACCAGTGTCTACGACGGGACAGCCCTTATCGCGGCCGCCCACCTCGGGCATCACGACGTTGTTGCACGTTTGGTGGATGGCGGCGCACCACTGGATCATATCAACAATCTGGCGTGGACGGCTTTGATAGAGGCTGTCGTTTTAGGAGACGGCGGCCCAGATCATATCAAGGCGTTGCAAATCCTCGTTGATGCAGGAGCAGATAAATCCATCGGTGATCGCGATGGCGTCACACCGCTGCAACACGCCACGTCGCGCGGCTACGCCGAAATGGTCGAAATCCTGCAATAG
- a CDS encoding type II toxin-antitoxin system RelE/ParE family toxin, giving the protein MRFIRHPFFERDLIGIVDHIVDVTDGDLAAASRRLDEIDALIQNIAANPKSGARLSGKLDGWLVRHGGTGQRLTIVFKPHVDAAQIYLALVAFGGRDWMRLASARQVFTD; this is encoded by the coding sequence ATGCGATTTATCAGGCATCCGTTCTTCGAACGGGACCTTATCGGTATCGTTGATCATATTGTCGACGTGACTGACGGTGACCTTGCAGCGGCGAGCCGTCGACTAGATGAAATCGATGCCCTTATCCAGAACATTGCCGCAAACCCAAAATCTGGTGCTCGCCTCAGCGGCAAGTTGGACGGATGGCTGGTGCGCCATGGCGGCACCGGTCAGCGACTGACCATCGTATTCAAACCGCATGTAGACGCCGCACAGATATATCTCGCTCTTGTCGCGTTCGGCGGCCGGGATTGGATGAGACTGGCGTCAGCGAGACAGGTCTTCACTGACTAG
- a CDS encoding strawberry notch C-terminal domain-containing protein: MRSKGCADTQKTRKTTINLGHLRIIASSRLRTIHHNLEAALTATGVNDASGETNASAARASAKSRFESTKQRFFNHLLMGMKAPSIIHAIKDDLATGKACVIQVVSTGESLLKRRLETMDPEDELVEGALTPRDYVLGYLEQAFPIHAQKLVEIDGNMVAEPLRDETGALVVSREALALRDAAMMELMTLAPIPSALDQILWAFGDEAVAEVTGRSIRPLKSEDGHLFIEKRAASSNSSETQAFMDGEKDILIFSDAGGTGRSYHAAQTAKNQKRRRHYLLEPGWRADAAIQGLGRTHRSAQVSAPFFRVCTSDVHGEKRFTSTIAKRLDQLGALTKGQRETGSQGMFREEDNLESPIARAALRGYFADLAAGRAEAMSYESFTDWTALRLIDKDGVLLEELPPIQRFLNRVLALPIHMQNALFAEFMRRIADQTERARAAGTLDLGVETLRGEKIEQVSTEDLWTCPKSGAVTRIIGLEVTDPVHVLSADDALSRNPDKLPMVNRASGRAALISARPMQMYDEDIVTLMRKAVRPNGSSYLEETRFESSAWEDIGRPEFARLWDAEAASLPKTTTIKLYLLTGLLLPIWKDIPTTNERIYRVTPDGATAMIGRTLSEEGAAALRARFLVSNPQTPQEMLTAALGTTAPVDLGRGLTLTRRRVAGEMRLELGGADRGMIDGLKALGCFTEIIAFQLRVFLPHGDGIDTAGILSRIVGTGPDATWDVTSVAAE; the protein is encoded by the coding sequence ATGCGCAGCAAAGGTTGCGCCGACACCCAGAAAACAAGGAAAACAACGATAAACCTCGGACACCTTCGCATTATCGCGTCCTCGCGATTACGGACGATCCACCACAATCTCGAAGCGGCGTTGACTGCGACCGGCGTCAACGATGCCTCGGGCGAGACCAATGCGTCGGCAGCACGCGCCTCGGCCAAATCTCGCTTCGAGAGCACGAAGCAGCGCTTCTTCAACCATCTCCTGATGGGCATGAAGGCTCCAAGCATCATCCACGCCATCAAGGACGATCTGGCAACGGGCAAGGCTTGCGTCATCCAGGTGGTTTCGACAGGTGAGAGCCTGCTGAAACGTCGACTTGAGACAATGGACCCGGAGGATGAACTCGTTGAGGGGGCCTTGACGCCGCGCGACTATGTTCTGGGCTACCTCGAACAGGCCTTCCCGATTCATGCGCAAAAGCTGGTCGAGATCGACGGCAACATGGTGGCCGAACCTTTGCGGGATGAGACCGGCGCGCTCGTTGTCTCGCGCGAGGCGCTCGCCCTGCGAGATGCGGCCATGATGGAGTTGATGACGCTCGCCCCGATCCCTTCGGCGCTGGATCAGATCCTCTGGGCCTTTGGCGACGAGGCCGTGGCAGAAGTCACGGGGCGGTCCATCCGGCCCCTCAAGTCCGAGGATGGTCATCTCTTCATCGAAAAGCGCGCCGCCAGCAGTAATTCATCCGAGACCCAAGCCTTCATGGACGGCGAGAAGGATATCCTTATCTTCTCCGATGCAGGCGGTACGGGCCGGTCCTATCACGCGGCGCAAACGGCGAAGAACCAGAAACGGCGCCGGCACTACCTGTTGGAACCCGGCTGGCGCGCCGATGCGGCCATCCAGGGGCTGGGCCGCACCCATCGCTCGGCCCAGGTCAGCGCGCCCTTCTTCCGCGTCTGCACCTCGGATGTGCATGGCGAAAAGCGTTTCACCTCGACGATTGCCAAACGCCTCGACCAGCTGGGGGCCTTGACCAAGGGTCAGCGCGAAACCGGCTCGCAGGGCATGTTCCGCGAGGAGGACAATCTGGAAAGCCCGATCGCGCGGGCCGCACTACGTGGGTATTTCGCCGATCTTGCCGCCGGACGCGCTGAGGCGATGAGCTACGAGAGCTTCACCGACTGGACGGCCCTGCGGCTGATCGACAAGGACGGGGTGCTGCTCGAGGAGCTGCCGCCGATCCAGCGGTTTCTCAACCGGGTGCTTGCCCTTCCCATCCACATGCAGAACGCGCTCTTTGCCGAGTTCATGCGTCGGATCGCTGATCAGACGGAACGGGCGCGCGCGGCGGGCACGCTCGATCTCGGCGTGGAAACCCTGCGCGGCGAAAAGATCGAGCAGGTCTCCACCGAGGATCTCTGGACCTGCCCGAAATCCGGGGCGGTGACGCGGATCATCGGACTTGAGGTGACGGACCCGGTCCACGTGCTGTCGGCGGATGACGCCCTGTCGCGCAATCCCGACAAGCTACCGATGGTTAACCGTGCTTCGGGACGCGCAGCGCTCATCTCGGCGCGCCCCATGCAGATGTATGACGAGGACATTGTCACGCTGATGCGCAAGGCGGTGCGGCCAAACGGGTCCAGCTATCTGGAGGAGACGCGGTTCGAGTCCTCGGCCTGGGAAGACATCGGAAGGCCTGAGTTTGCAAGGCTTTGGGATGCCGAGGCTGCGTCCCTGCCAAAAACCACCACGATCAAGCTCTACCTGCTGACCGGGCTCTTGTTGCCTATCTGGAAGGACATTCCGACCACCAATGAGCGCATCTACCGGGTCACGCCCGACGGGGCGACCGCGATGATCGGGCGGACGCTGAGCGAAGAAGGGGCGGCCGCGCTGCGCGCCCGCTTCCTCGTCTCCAATCCGCAAACACCGCAGGAGATGCTGACCGCCGCCCTCGGCACCACCGCGCCGGTCGATCTGGGCCGGGGTCTGACTCTGACCCGTCGTCGTGTCGCAGGCGAGATGCGCCTTGAGTTGGGCGGTGCGGATCGGGGCATGATCGACGGCCTCAAGGCCCTCGGCTGCTTCACGGAGATCATCGCCTTTCAGTTGCGGGTGTTTCTGCCGCACGGGGACGGGATCGACACAGCGGGCATCCTCTCCCGGATTGTTGGAACCGGACCAGACGCCACTTGGGACGTAACTTCAGTGGCAGCAGAATAG